The window attttttttgttgtttagttatttaataatttgataacTGTATTGTACAGATCTACATGTTTAAGTACGACAGTGTTCACGGTCAATGGAAGAACCATGAGCTTAAGGTGAAGGACCCAAAGACCCTTCTCTTCGGTGAAAAGCCTGTCACTGTTTTCGGCATCAGGTATTATATGTTTTGAAAGGGATTTTGTAATTGACTGAGGAGCATGATGAGTTTTGTCATGTAGAactattttattgatttatgtTCTGTCTGATGTCAGAAACCCTGAGGAAATCCCCTGGGGGGAGTCTGGAGCTGAGTATGTTGTTGAGTCTACTGGTGTTTTCACCGACAAGGACAAAGCTGCTGCTCACTTGAAGGTTTGTGATGATAATTTGATCATGAGTTTATTTTATGGCCATAGGAGATGAAAATCTAATAGATTAATTGTTAACATGTCGTTACTGGTTTTTAGATATCGGATCTTATGATCTATCGAAATACTTTGTTTTGTCTATGTAATTATTAACATTCCTTTTGTTTATCAAGACTGAAAAGGGAAGGTTGTATGTGTGGAACtaaatttgttctttttttcatgTTTAGCATTCTTATCTGGGTTTAGCTTTTTATCTTCGTAGGGTGGTGCAAAGAAGGTGATCATTTCTGCTCCCAGTAAGGATGCCCCCATGTTTGTTGTGGGTGTCAATGAGAAGGAATACAAGCCTCACCTTGATATTGTCTCCAATGCTAGCTGCACTACAAACTGCCTTGCTCCTTTGGCTAAAGTAATAATGGTTCCTCTTATACTTGTTTGAATCATTCTGCTAATACGTTTTATGTTAAGGTAATAATGAACCTCTAAACATGGTGGCAGGTCATCAATGACAAATTTGGCATTGTTGAGGGTCTCATGACCACTGTCCATTCAATTACTGGTTAGTACTTATGGTGTTTTATTGCTTCTTGTTGCCACAAAATGTGTACTGTTGACTGACTTGTCTGTTTGAATCAGCTACCCAAAAGACTGTTGATGGTCCCTCAATGAAGGACTGGAGAGGTGGTAGAGCTGCTTCCTTCAACATCATTCCCAGCAGCACTGGAGCTGCCAAGGTGTATATCTATATTCAGATTTTCAGATGCTTGTACCTGTATTTTTCCTTCAAAGAAATGAGTGATTTTCAGCATGCTCTACTTCTTGTTGGCCTGTTGAGATTGAAGTTTTGTGATTAAATGTGGTGGTTATCTTGTAATGGCACAGGCTGTTGGCAAGGTGTTACCTGCGTTGAATGGCAAGCTGACTGGAATGGCTTTCCGTGTTCCCACTGTTGATGTCTCTGTGGTTGACCTCACCGTGAGACTTGAGAAGCCAGCTTCTTATGAGGATATTAAGAGTGCTGTCAAGTAAGGATTAGAATGTTGGTTTCTTAAATTGTCCTTATGATTTTTCAGAATATAGATAACCTATCTAATGCACTCCAATTCTTTTCTGCCCCTTTTTTTGTGTAGGGTGGCATCTGAAACCTACATGAAGGGAATTCTTGGTTATGTAGATGAAGATTTGGTGTCATCTGACTTTGTTGGTGACAGAAGGTGTGAAGCTTCATTCTTAATGGGTTTAACAATGTTGATTTTCTGGCTTGTGGCATGGTATTGTATAGATGATTACTAGATAATGCAATTGGAACTTATGTTGTGTTGTGCTTTAACAGGTCAAGCATTTTTGATGCCAAGGCTGGAATTGCTTTGAATGAAAAGTTTGCTAAGCTTGTTGCATGGTATGACAACGAGTGGGGTTACAGGTAAATATGCATATCTTGGTCTCCGAAGCTCATCAATAATACCTTGCAAGGATACTTGTGTATACTTGTCTTTTGCTGCATGTCTGATGGTAAGCATTTTGTCTGTTGCAGTTCCCGTGTTGTTGACTTGATCCGATACATGGCTTCTTGCAAGTGAGTGATATTGGTGTAGGAAGTCATTGCATGTTGTGGGCCTCCTCTTTCATCAGCCTTAGCAATATGGGAGAGGAGATGTCATGGGAATAATAGATTTGTACGGGACATGTTTTTGGATGGATGGAGTGTTTCCATTTTTATGCATTTTGGTCTGGAACGGTTTTCATTCTGTCGGAATGAATTTACTATTTTGGTTGTgttcataattttctctacTCTTTTCAAGTTTCATTGCAGATTCCTCTCTTTAGTTCATTGCTTCGATGttgcatgaaattttcattgatTCAGCTTTTATGCTAATAAGTTAAAAGAGCGTTTCTAGAAGACAGAGTCGAGATATGTCATGTAAAGAACCCCAGGCAGAAAAGAGTGCAACTTGAGGTCAGAAACAAACCGTTGATTGCAGTTGCagtacaaataaataaaaacaaaacatcgAAGATGAATTTTCATAAGTTGATTTCAATGTTATCTAGCGGCCGAACCAGGTGGCTGTGCAGCACAACACAACAGGACTGAGTCTTAATCTCTTCCGCTGCCTCCAAGCTCTCTGCAGGCCCTTTTTACCATTCAGCATTATAGTTTGAATTCGAGAAACTGTCAAAAAAGGGTATTTTGTTTCGTTTAATGGATGGAGAAGAAGAGCAAAAATTtcctaaaaaattttcaagaatataTGTTCTGCCACTCTAGCCAACCACCTTAACATCCAAAACCCATCACTGCTGCCACCTAAAACCAAATTCAGAGCACcatcaacaaataaaaattcacaCAAGTAAATGGTAAATTGTTGTTAAAACTTGTAAATATTTGCAATTCTGAACAagaaaaggattaaaattcaaaatggtTCACACCCAAAggtaaggaaaaaaaaaaataaaaaattgaaagactAATTGTCTTCTTTCCTCCTCTCACATAGAAATGATTATAGAAAGACTGGGAGCCAAGAATTGAATGTGAAACCTCGTCCAACCAATTCACTTCATTCTACATCAATTCCCCACAATCTTTTCACCTCATAACCAAATCAACTATATCTAAACACAATTGATATGTGTACCAGAATATTAGAAGCTTTCCATCAATAATGCATGTGACTTGAGCTAATTCACCATCTATCAAACCTTactttttgaagaattttaTTACCAATGTCAATGTGAAACCAAACAAGCTAAGGTTGAAGGAACACCTTAAGGATGTACTTGGGAACAAATAAGAATTGAACATATATTTAGCATCAAACCCATCTTTGAAATACTAAAATAACTGATTATTCTTATGATCTCAATCTAAAGGCCAACATGTTGTCCAACTTAACATCAAGAACTTTCTTAATTCTAAACATCTGGTCCTCAAAATGTTTTTTTCCAGACATAAGATGGTTTCAAATATCAGAAACTTTCCATCAATAACGCAACTGACTTGACAAAATTCACCATCTCTCAAGCTTCACTCTAAGTCGTAGGATCCTGCACAACCAAAGGAAAACCAAAATCAGAATGTTGTAACAGCAGTGAAGGTCATAGATGACCTTCACCATAAGGCCTGAATTACAAAACTATCAATGCAGAAGTCACAGCCCTTAAAAGGTATTACACATACTGCCTTCTATGaaatattgtaattgcatTCACCATGTGATTAAAACAGAATGATAATACCAAATAAAGGCAAACTCAATTGTAATTTCTAATTATATGAGGGGAGCCCATGAACTGCAGACATTCTTACTTCTAAGCTACACCCTCAtgatatacacacacacacatatacatataGGGAGAGAGGGGGGCAATACTACATGCCCAGCCGGTCTACCCTTTCTACCCTTGTCCCGCCTGACATGTCTAATGCCATGTCACCATAAAACTGACAACAGttttgtttccattttttcCCCCAACCAATTGGGTTTCAGTCAATCAGTCATCACAATCTCTCTCCTCATTCAACTTTCCCTCATCAATCAGCTACGCATTGCTgacttcctctttctctcaactacaaaatcctgttttttcttttaaaaaccaAATAAGGTTTTATTGCTAAGAGAGAAACACTAAGTGAAAGGGACAAGGCAAATACAGAAGAAAAACTCCAACAAAatacttaaaagaaaaaaaacccaaagTTCCCAACTGCATAAGTAACAATAAAAGCAACACTGTTAACAAAGTAAGAACAACACTACAACAACCATTACGACCCCTCACTCCAACATTCCACGTAAGGTTCAGATTGCAGAAGCAAAAACgaaagaataaattaaaaagttgGGGAAGAAAGTTTAGGAAAAGGATGGGAGACAATCGAAGATAGAAGAAGGTAGGATGTGAAGGAAGAAGACCTGTAATGGTAGGGGGACTGCACAATGAGGTGAGGGGAAATATAGTGAGAATGAAATAAATCTAAAggatggagagagagagagagagagtgacaGTGACATGGCTGCCATGGCTGCAGGGTTAATAGAGGCAGTACAAATTGAGTTAGCGCAAAGGGCAAACAGAATTTttcatacacacacacacacgaaTCAACAATACATCACAAACTAcaaattgatattaattaGGCAACTTATTAGGCACCACATCTCACATGATTAACATTACATGAACAAAGAATAAGAGAACAAATCATAGGAATAGTGCATTGATAAGATAATATACAACCACACTTACAATTTAGTTGAGACAGCTCGGCAGCAGACAAATGCAACCTAATGAATGCTAGAGCAAGAATAATATAATGTCTCACCGTAGATAAGCAGCTATAGTCTTCACAAAAAGATAACCTAAATTCTTTTACCTGATAACATCTAAATCAGCTTAACCACATAAAACATTGATTAGACATTTCTCCTAAGGCAGCTTCTTAGCATCCGCATCATGACATAATAGCATTGCTGAAGTGAGCAAGAACAAGGCATCCTCTCAACAAAGATAACCAATCAGTCTTTCTAATGACAACCTATGTGTCTGTATTTGATTTCAGCCAAATCAGCAATATGTTATACCAaacaaaaattcataattccCAAGCAAATTGGAGCACAAAAGAAAGCAACTTCCTTGTTTAACATATGGAAAGCAGCAAACATTTCTTCCAGCAAATTCAAGTGATGGTTGGCACTGGAGATTAAATGAACATGATAAATAAGGAAGTAACATTGACTGCAAATGCAATGTAACATACATAGGTAACAGAAATTACCATCATTCAAGCAGTCAGTCACGGCCTAGAAGGATTCATAGCCAGAAGCATGTTCTGTCCTCCAGGCAGGTATGCCACATTAGGTGACCTAGCAAGAGTTGAAGCAATTTCCCTTGATGCCTCAATCCTCCTTAGTTCAATCAGCCCCATACCAGCAGTTGCAGTTGCTTCAGAAATTAGTTTCGCAGCCTCACTTTCACCTTCTGCCCTGATAATAGCAGCCCTCCTCTCTTGGTCAGCTTTCGCCACAACGTACTTAGACCTCTCTGCCTCCTGTTGTGCCACCTGCTTCTGTTCCACTGCCCTTGAGAATTCCGCTCCATATGACAAATGTGTAATTGCCACGTCATCTAGCACAATGTTAAAGTCCCTTGCACGCTGCATCAGTCCAGTTCGGACCAATGCTGACACTTGGGGACGGTCAGTGAGAAGTTGGTCAGCATTGAACTGTGCAACCACAGCTTTCAATACCTCATTGCCAATTGAGGGAAGCACCTTCTCATCATACTCAAGACCAAGGCGTTGATAGATTACAGGAAGACGGTCCACCTTTTACAAACATGCCATCATTCAAACAATTAATCTTAAAAGAATAAACCAAATCATGCATTCAGCATGTATATTTAGACAAGCAAAGCTACAATGAAAGTAGAAGTGATGTTGATCTACACTTCTTGACCACATTGACAAGATCAGTAACTTTGATTCGATTCATATCATGATCAAcacttttcatttcttaacaaaaaattaaaaacaaaaaaacccaGTACCTTCATTAATCATTTCACCATTCGCTGACACCTATGGCGCCGTGCGACGTTCCTTTAGAAAAGAACTGCGAATTGGTTGTCTCCTGCCattttttggaaatttttgcCTGATTTGCTTGTTGGGGGGTCTTTGGTATTTATGGGGAAAGAGAGGGTTTTTACTAGGGTTTGTGAAGCTTGGTaaatagagagaaaagaaaataaatggatTGGGCTTTCGAGTGAAATTTGGGCCTTCCTTATCCGGGAATTAAAATGGGTTCACTCATTTTTGTCATCcaattttgagaaatttgtGAATTTTGATATCCAATTTTCGCAGtcttttcatgtttttatatGATCTTACAGGGATTTCTAACCTTTGCTTTTCACTGTTTTAATGTTCTATTGTTCTTCCATGAGAGTCCAAAAACAATGAACAAAACCcagaaatgatgaaaataaaaagacccCATTAAACCAGAACccataaaaagaagaaggtcTTTTGTTCTTAATTACCTGAGGTCTAGAAAGAACACGAAGCGTTAGATTAACCATCTGGAGATCCTTAGTTCCAGAAACAGATGAGAAGGTGTGGGGCTTTGTACGGATATCAAAGATGAAAGGCTTCTGGAGCCATGGGATCAAAAAATGGGTCCCTTCTCCGACCGTTTTCTCCATCACTCCCCTTACACGATCGAAGAGCACCGCTCTTTGGCCGCCGTCCACAGTGTACATTGAGGAGTTGAGGACAGTTGCAGCGGCGCCAAGACCGAAGGCGGCGCGTGCGAGGTTCGTTAAGAAAGAGACTGCTGCTTGGCTGCTTCCCATTTTCGGAAACCTTTTTACGCCTGATTTGCTTTCGTTGGGTTTTTGGTCTAGGGGACGAGGGCGGAGACAGGGTTTTAATTAGGGTTTAGGAAACTTGGCAAATGgagaataagaaaataaatgggTTGGGCTTTTGTGCGATGTTTTGGGCCTTCCGAGTCCGAGATGAAAACAGAGTTATTGCTACCTTCACTcaaaaaatcttcaaattattttttaaaaaaattaaataaacactTATTCGTATAgtttattgaattaaatttttatattttattttaaattaaattaatttttataattaattattaaataatatttattaattgaaatatcatttttcatttcatactCACTTGAAGTTGTCCTGACGCTTGTGAAAGGTGAAAGATATCTCATGGTTATTTAATCATATTACGTTATCATTCATTATACTATATCAATATGTCATGTAAACGttatatgatataaaataataagtgacttatttagtttaaaataaagatataaagacttatttgactcaaGATAAAAGTacatgaatttaattaaatatactaaaaaaattatttaatttttttgaatttttaaggacttttttagatattatattaaactttataataaaaccaaagagacaagGAAAT is drawn from Theobroma cacao cultivar B97-61/B2 chromosome 4, Criollo_cocoa_genome_V2, whole genome shotgun sequence and contains these coding sequences:
- the LOC18600934 gene encoding glyceraldehyde-3-phosphate dehydrogenase 2, cytosolic, whose protein sequence is MAKIKIGINGFGRIGRLVARVALQSDDIELVAVNDPFISIEYMIYMFKYDSVHGQWKNHELKVKDPKTLLFGEKPVTVFGIRNPEEIPWGESGAEYVVESTGVFTDKDKAAAHLKGGAKKVIISAPSKDAPMFVVGVNEKEYKPHLDIVSNASCTTNCLAPLAKVINDKFGIVEGLMTTVHSITATQKTVDGPSMKDWRGGRAASFNIIPSSTGAAKAVGKVLPALNGKLTGMAFRVPTVDVSVVDLTVRLEKPASYEDIKSAVKVASETYMKGILGYVDEDLVSSDFVGDRRSSIFDAKAGIALNEKFAKLVAWYDNEWGYSSRVVDLIRYMASCK
- the LOC18600935 gene encoding prohibitin-3, mitochondrial; this translates as MGSSQAAVSFLTNLARAAFGLGAAATVLNSSMYTVDGGQRAVLFDRVRGVMEKTVGEGTHFLIPWLQKPFIFDIRTKPHTFSSVSGTKDLQMVNLTLRVLSRPQVDRLPVIYQRLGLEYDEKVLPSIGNEVLKAVVAQFNADQLLTDRPQVSALVRTGLMQRARDFNIVLDDVAITHLSYGAEFSRAVEQKQVAQQEAERSKYVVAKADQERRAAIIRAEGESEAAKLISEATATAGMGLIELRRIEASREIASTLARSPNVAYLPGGQNMLLAMNPSRP